In a single window of the Streptomyces sp. CGMCC 4.7035 genome:
- a CDS encoding dihydrodipicolinate synthase family protein, with the protein MTTTFESRRAALADVVAIPVTPFVEDGTVDQDAHRVLLRRLLDGGIRTLTPNGNTGEFYALTPEERRLVTELTIDEAGDRAAILVGVGHDVPTAVASARHARELGAGMVMVHQPVHPYVSAGGWVDYHRAIAESVPELGVVPYIRNAQLPGSRLAELADDCPNVIGVKYAVPDAARFAAFARDAGLDRFVWVAGLAEPYAPSYFSAGATGFTSGLVNVAPAVSLNMIEALRSGDYPAAMKVWEQIRRFEELRAANGSADNVTVVKEALASLGLCRRDVRPPSRRLPEEERAEVAAIAAGWSI; encoded by the coding sequence ATGACGACGACGTTCGAGAGCCGACGGGCGGCCCTGGCCGACGTGGTGGCGATCCCGGTGACCCCGTTCGTCGAGGACGGCACCGTCGACCAGGACGCCCACCGGGTCCTGCTGCGGCGCCTGCTGGACGGCGGGATCAGGACCCTGACGCCCAATGGCAACACCGGTGAGTTCTACGCCCTCACCCCCGAAGAGCGGCGCCTCGTCACGGAGCTGACCATCGATGAGGCGGGGGACAGGGCCGCGATCCTGGTCGGTGTGGGACACGACGTGCCCACCGCCGTCGCCTCCGCCCGGCACGCCCGTGAGCTGGGCGCCGGGATGGTCATGGTCCACCAGCCCGTCCACCCGTACGTCTCGGCCGGGGGCTGGGTCGACTACCACCGGGCCATCGCCGAGTCCGTGCCCGAGCTGGGCGTGGTCCCCTACATCCGCAACGCACAGCTGCCGGGCTCCCGGCTCGCCGAACTCGCCGACGACTGCCCGAACGTCATCGGCGTGAAGTACGCGGTCCCGGACGCCGCCCGCTTCGCGGCCTTCGCCCGGGACGCGGGTCTCGATCGCTTCGTGTGGGTGGCGGGCCTGGCCGAGCCGTACGCGCCCTCGTACTTCTCTGCGGGTGCCACCGGCTTCACGTCCGGGCTTGTGAACGTCGCCCCGGCCGTCTCGCTGAACATGATCGAGGCCCTTCGATCCGGTGACTATCCGGCCGCCATGAAGGTCTGGGAGCAGATCCGCCGCTTCGAGGAACTGCGCGCGGCGAACGGCTCCGCCGACAACGTCACCGTCGTCAAGGAAGCCCTCGCCTCGCTCGGCCTGTGCCGCCGGGACGTCCGCCCGCCGAGCAGGCGGCTGCCCGAGGAAGAGCGGGCAGAGGTCGCCGCCATCGCCGCCGGGTGGTCCATATGA
- a CDS encoding GntR family transcriptional regulator, with the protein MTSVPTPIPSRTQFVLEGIKHRILTGQLTPGQALVETELAAQFGVSKTPVREALKTLAGTGLVVMSQYKGVTVRMVDADMAREVYDVRLLLEPEALRRSVRRGASLDAARDALNRADAATDTAERSLANREFHRALYTPCGNPLLGRMLDEVRDQAALVSAVAWAADPSWEREAAEHREILRLALEGDADGASSALHVHIASFVHRAFPATESEAGGGDGQA; encoded by the coding sequence ATGACCTCTGTGCCCACACCGATTCCCTCCCGCACGCAGTTCGTGCTGGAAGGGATCAAACACCGCATCCTCACCGGGCAGCTGACACCCGGTCAGGCCCTGGTGGAGACCGAACTCGCCGCACAGTTCGGGGTGTCGAAGACCCCCGTGCGCGAGGCGCTCAAGACCCTGGCCGGGACCGGGCTGGTCGTGATGAGCCAGTACAAGGGCGTCACGGTGCGCATGGTGGACGCGGACATGGCGCGCGAGGTCTATGACGTCCGGCTGCTCCTGGAGCCGGAGGCGCTGCGGCGGTCGGTGCGGCGCGGGGCCTCCCTGGACGCCGCGCGCGACGCGCTGAACCGGGCGGACGCGGCCACCGACACGGCCGAACGCTCCCTGGCCAACCGGGAGTTCCACCGCGCCCTGTACACGCCGTGCGGCAACCCGCTGCTCGGCCGGATGCTGGACGAGGTCCGCGACCAGGCCGCCCTGGTCTCCGCCGTCGCCTGGGCCGCCGATCCCTCCTGGGAGCGGGAGGCCGCCGAGCACCGGGAGATCCTGCGGCTCGCCCTCGAAGGTGACGCCGACGGCGCGTCGAGCGCCCTGCACGTCCACATCGCGTCGTTCGTGCACCGGGCCTTTCCCGCAACGGAGTCCGAGGCCGGGGGAGGGGACGGTCAGGCATGA
- a CDS encoding TIGR03086 family metal-binding protein, producing the protein MTDTILDLGPQTRIVARLAAGVRDEQLTDVTPCPGYAVRNMLGHLIGLAVAFRDAGRKDLGVTTDTSPTAGVPDIGPGWREELPKVLDELADAWRDPGAWTGMTRAGGVDLPGAVAGAVAADELVIHAWDLARATGQEHEPEPAALQTSYGFLLAAAEDPNRGGGAFGPVVPVPADAPLLDRAVGLSGRDPAWKP; encoded by the coding sequence ATGACCGACACGATCCTTGACCTGGGACCGCAGACGCGGATCGTCGCCCGGCTCGCGGCCGGGGTGCGCGACGAGCAGCTGACGGACGTGACGCCGTGCCCCGGGTACGCGGTGCGCAACATGCTGGGCCATCTGATCGGGCTCGCCGTCGCCTTCCGGGACGCCGGGCGCAAGGACCTCGGCGTCACCACGGACACCAGCCCGACCGCCGGCGTGCCGGACATCGGGCCCGGCTGGCGCGAGGAACTGCCCAAGGTGCTCGACGAACTGGCCGATGCCTGGCGCGACCCGGGTGCCTGGACCGGCATGACCCGCGCGGGCGGGGTGGACCTGCCGGGCGCCGTCGCGGGAGCCGTCGCCGCCGACGAACTGGTGATCCACGCCTGGGACCTGGCGCGGGCCACCGGCCAGGAGCACGAGCCGGAGCCGGCCGCGCTCCAGACGTCGTACGGCTTCCTCCTCGCGGCGGCCGAGGACCCGAACCGCGGGGGCGGCGCCTTCGGCCCGGTCGTGCCCGTCCCCGCCGACGCTCCGCTCCTCGACCGCGCGGTCGGTCTGAGCGGGCGCGATCCCGCCTGGAAGCCGTAG
- a CDS encoding 5-dehydro-4-deoxyglucarate dehydratase — translation MTPAPLAARLRNPSGPLFFPVTAYGRDGSIDLDVYRTHVRRGVEAGAAAVFACCGTGEFHALLPEEFEACVRAAVEAAEGRVPVVAGAGYGTALAVRYARLAERAGADGLLAMPPYLVLAGQEGLLRHYRELAAATSLPTIVYQRDNALFTPATVVELARTDGVIGLKDGLGDLDLMQRIVSAVRSEVPDDFLYFNGLPTAEQTQLAYRAIGITLYSSAVFCFVPEIALAFHQALGSGDDATVHRLLDGFFRPFVELRAQGRGYAVSLVKAGVRSRGLDVGEVRPPLHEPSEDHVEQLARLIDRGYALLKEGM, via the coding sequence GTGACGCCAGCCCCTCTCGCCGCTCGACTCCGCAACCCCAGCGGGCCGCTGTTCTTCCCCGTCACCGCCTACGGCCGCGACGGCTCCATCGACCTCGACGTCTACCGCACGCACGTGCGCAGGGGCGTGGAGGCAGGGGCCGCCGCCGTGTTCGCCTGCTGCGGCACCGGGGAGTTCCACGCACTGCTGCCCGAGGAGTTCGAGGCCTGCGTACGGGCGGCGGTCGAGGCGGCCGAGGGGCGTGTACCGGTCGTCGCGGGCGCCGGGTACGGGACCGCGCTCGCCGTGCGCTACGCGCGGCTCGCGGAGCGCGCCGGGGCCGACGGGCTGCTCGCCATGCCGCCCTACCTCGTCCTCGCCGGGCAGGAGGGACTGCTGCGGCACTACCGCGAGCTGGCCGCGGCGACCTCGCTGCCGACCATCGTCTACCAGCGCGACAATGCCCTGTTCACCCCCGCGACCGTGGTCGAACTGGCCCGCACGGACGGTGTCATCGGCCTCAAGGACGGGCTCGGCGACCTGGACCTGATGCAGCGCATCGTCAGTGCCGTACGCAGCGAGGTCCCGGACGACTTCCTCTACTTCAACGGCCTGCCGACCGCCGAGCAGACCCAGCTCGCCTACCGCGCCATCGGCATCACGCTGTACTCGTCCGCCGTGTTCTGCTTCGTCCCGGAGATCGCCCTCGCCTTCCACCAGGCGCTCGGCTCCGGCGACGACGCCACCGTCCACCGGCTCCTGGACGGTTTCTTCCGCCCGTTCGTCGAACTCCGCGCCCAGGGCCGCGGCTACGCCGTCTCGCTCGTCAAGGCCGGCGTACGGTCGCGCGGCCTCGACGTCGGCGAGGTGCGGCCACCGCTGCACGAACCGTCCGAGGACCATGTCGAACAGCTCGCCCGGCTGATCGACCGCGGCTACGCGCTGCTCAAGGAGGGCATGTGA
- a CDS encoding NAD-dependent epimerase/dehydratase family protein: protein MPAPRTVLLTGAAGGLGTLMRALLPEYGYELRLFDLRPVEGEPDAITADLSDKEALREAVRGVDAIIHLAGISLESTFDKILKANIEGTYNLYEAAREEGVRRIVFASSNHAVGYTPRPQGDAPLIPVDTPRRPDTFYGLSKSFGEDLAQFYWDKHGLETVSVRIGSCFPEPTSVRMLSIWMSPEDGARLFHAALTAENVGHTVVYGSSANTRLWWDLTTARALGYEPRDDSEPYAEKLIAEQGELEPDNPAHAHLGGHFVTNPPIWPY, encoded by the coding sequence ATGCCCGCTCCCCGCACCGTTCTGCTCACCGGCGCCGCCGGCGGGCTCGGCACCCTGATGCGGGCCCTGCTCCCGGAGTACGGCTACGAGCTGCGCCTGTTCGATCTGCGCCCCGTCGAGGGCGAGCCGGACGCGATCACCGCGGACCTCTCCGACAAGGAGGCCCTGCGCGAGGCCGTGCGGGGCGTCGACGCGATCATCCACCTCGCGGGCATCTCCCTGGAGTCCACGTTCGACAAGATCCTCAAGGCGAACATCGAGGGCACGTACAACCTGTACGAGGCGGCACGCGAGGAGGGCGTACGCCGGATCGTGTTCGCCTCCTCCAACCACGCGGTCGGCTACACCCCGCGCCCCCAGGGCGACGCCCCGCTGATCCCGGTCGACACCCCCCGCCGCCCGGACACCTTCTACGGCCTCTCGAAGTCCTTCGGTGAGGACCTCGCCCAGTTCTACTGGGACAAGCACGGCCTGGAGACGGTCTCCGTGCGCATCGGCTCCTGCTTCCCGGAGCCGACCAGTGTCCGCATGCTGTCCATCTGGATGAGCCCCGAGGACGGCGCCCGCCTCTTCCACGCGGCCCTGACCGCCGAGAACGTGGGACACACCGTGGTCTACGGCTCGTCCGCCAACACCCGCCTGTGGTGGGACCTGACGACCGCGCGGGCCCTCGGCTACGAGCCGCGGGACGACTCCGAGCCGTACGCCGAGAAGCTCATCGCCGAGCAGGGCGAACTGGAGCCGGACAACCCGGCCCACGCGCACCTGGGCGGGCACTTCGTCACGAACCCGCCGATCTGGCCGTACTGA
- a CDS encoding DeoR/GlpR family DNA-binding transcription regulator codes for MTDRTAEERQREIVKAARRTGSVDVTTLAAELGVAKETVRRDLRALEDHGLVRRTHGGAYPVESAGFETTLAFRATSHVPEKRRIAAAAADLLGDAETVFIDEGFTPQLIAEALPRDRPLTVVTASLATAGALAEAENTTVLLLGGRVRPGTLATVDHWTTKMLAGFVIDLAYIGANGISREHGLTTPDPAVSEVKAQAIRASRRTVFVGVHTKFGAVSFCRFAEIGELEAIVTSTLLPASEAHRYSLQGPQVIRI; via the coding sequence ATGACGGACAGGACCGCGGAGGAACGCCAGCGCGAGATCGTCAAAGCCGCCCGCCGCACGGGCTCGGTCGACGTCACCACGCTCGCCGCCGAGCTGGGCGTCGCCAAGGAGACCGTACGACGCGATCTGCGCGCCCTGGAGGACCACGGGCTGGTCCGCCGCACGCACGGCGGCGCCTATCCCGTGGAGAGCGCCGGCTTCGAGACGACCCTCGCCTTCCGCGCCACCAGCCACGTACCCGAGAAGCGCCGGATCGCGGCCGCCGCGGCCGACCTGCTCGGCGACGCCGAGACCGTCTTCATCGACGAGGGGTTCACCCCGCAGCTCATCGCCGAGGCGCTGCCCCGGGACCGGCCGCTGACCGTCGTCACCGCGTCCCTGGCCACCGCGGGCGCGCTCGCGGAGGCCGAGAACACCACGGTCCTGCTGCTGGGCGGCCGGGTGCGGCCCGGCACGCTCGCCACCGTCGACCACTGGACGACGAAGATGCTGGCCGGATTCGTCATCGACCTGGCGTACATCGGCGCCAACGGCATCTCCCGCGAACACGGACTGACGACGCCCGACCCGGCGGTGAGCGAGGTCAAGGCCCAGGCGATCCGCGCCTCCCGCCGCACGGTCTTCGTTGGCGTGCACACCAAGTTCGGGGCGGTGAGCTTCTGCCGGTTCGCGGAGATCGGCGAGCTGGAGGCCATCGTCACCAGCACGCTGCTGCCCGCCTCCGAAGCCCACCGCTACTCGCTACAGGGCCCGCAGGTCATCCGCATCTGA
- a CDS encoding ABC transporter substrate-binding protein yields the protein MRTQSRRTPRALCAVAAVGTLITPLLAGCSGAGGAGGGSSAHSLNVLMVNNPQMVELQKLTADNFTKDTGIKVNFTVLPENDVRDKISQDFANQAGQYDVATLSNYEIPIYAKNGWLHPIDSYVKSDTAFDQQDILAPMRQALTAADGKLYGEPFYGESSFLMYRKDVFRKKGLTMPAKPTWRQVADLAAKADGAESGMKGICLRGLPGWGEVMAPLTTVVNTFGGTWFDKNWKAQVDSPQFKQATQFYVDLVRKHGESGAAQSGFAECLNDMTQGKTAMWYDATSGAGSLEASGSPVKGRIGYVPAPVEKTESSGWLYTWAWGIQKASQHADDAWKFISWASGKDYEKLVGKTAGWSNVPAGKRSSTYDIPEYRKEAAAFADVTRNAIASARPNDPGVQPRPAPGIQFVGIPEFTDLGTKVSQEISSAIAGRESVDSALKKSQQLTEAVAKKYEGS from the coding sequence ATGCGAACCCAGAGCCGCCGAACGCCTCGCGCCCTGTGCGCCGTGGCCGCCGTAGGAACGCTGATCACACCGCTGCTCGCCGGCTGCTCAGGCGCCGGCGGCGCCGGCGGCGGATCCTCCGCCCACTCCCTCAACGTCCTGATGGTGAACAACCCGCAGATGGTGGAGTTGCAGAAGCTCACCGCCGACAACTTCACCAAGGACACCGGGATCAAGGTGAACTTCACCGTGCTGCCGGAGAACGACGTCAGAGACAAGATCAGCCAGGACTTCGCCAACCAGGCGGGCCAGTACGACGTCGCCACGCTCAGCAACTACGAGATCCCGATCTACGCCAAGAACGGCTGGCTCCACCCGATCGACTCGTACGTCAAGAGCGACACCGCCTTCGACCAGCAGGACATCCTCGCCCCGATGCGGCAGGCCCTGACCGCAGCGGACGGCAAGCTCTACGGCGAGCCCTTCTACGGCGAGTCCTCCTTCCTGATGTACCGCAAGGACGTCTTCCGGAAGAAGGGTCTGACCATGCCGGCCAAGCCCACCTGGCGGCAGGTCGCCGACCTGGCCGCCAAGGCGGACGGCGCCGAGTCCGGGATGAAGGGCATCTGTCTGCGCGGGCTGCCCGGCTGGGGCGAGGTGATGGCTCCGCTGACGACGGTCGTCAACACCTTCGGCGGCACCTGGTTCGACAAGAACTGGAAGGCACAGGTGGACTCCCCTCAGTTCAAGCAGGCCACGCAGTTCTACGTCGACCTGGTCCGTAAGCACGGCGAGTCCGGCGCCGCGCAGTCCGGCTTCGCCGAGTGCCTGAACGACATGACGCAGGGCAAGACGGCGATGTGGTACGACGCCACGTCCGGCGCGGGTTCGCTGGAGGCCTCCGGCTCCCCGGTCAAGGGCAGGATCGGCTACGTCCCGGCCCCGGTCGAGAAGACGGAGAGTTCCGGCTGGCTGTACACCTGGGCGTGGGGGATCCAGAAGGCGTCCCAGCACGCCGACGACGCCTGGAAGTTCATCTCGTGGGCGTCCGGCAAGGACTACGAGAAGCTGGTGGGCAAGACGGCGGGCTGGTCCAACGTGCCGGCCGGCAAGCGTTCGTCGACCTATGACATCCCGGAGTACCGCAAGGAGGCGGCCGCCTTCGCGGACGTCACCCGGAACGCCATAGCCAGTGCCAGGCCGAACGACCCGGGCGTGCAGCCCCGCCCCGCGCCAGGCATCCAGTTCGTCGGCATCCCCGAGTTCACCGATCTGGGCACCAAGGTCTCCCAGGAGATCAGCTCCGCCATCGCCGGCCGGGAGTCCGTGGACAGCGCGCTGAAGAAGTCGCAGCAACTCACCGAGGCCGTCGCCAAGAAGTACGAGGGATCATGA
- a CDS encoding carbohydrate ABC transporter permease: MTVTSSARVATAAARPATRPPNRMRAWATRAPLLPALVFMLMVTQLPFVATVVISFFDWNALYPKDRHFTGVDNYRQVLTDPDLRHSVWTTVLLTVAVVLVSLVLGLGIALLLNWKFPGRGMVRTLLIAPFLVVPVAAALLWKHVLYNPEYGLFNGLLHYVGGPQPDWISHTPLLAVEASLIWQWTPFMMLILLAGLQSRDHEQLEAARVDGAGDWQIFRHLTLPHLRRYLELGALLGSIYIVQNFDAVFTLTSGGLGTANLPYTVYQSFYQAHENGLASAAGVLVVIGSIVIATFALRVVSSLFREEVSRA, encoded by the coding sequence ATGACCGTCACGTCCTCCGCCCGGGTCGCCACCGCCGCTGCGCGGCCGGCGACCCGGCCGCCGAACCGTATGCGAGCCTGGGCCACCCGAGCACCTCTGCTGCCCGCGCTGGTCTTCATGCTCATGGTGACCCAGCTGCCGTTCGTGGCGACCGTGGTGATCTCGTTCTTCGACTGGAACGCGCTCTATCCGAAGGACCGTCACTTCACCGGCGTCGACAACTACCGCCAGGTCCTGACCGACCCGGACCTGCGCCACTCGGTGTGGACGACGGTCCTGCTGACGGTCGCGGTGGTGCTGGTCAGCCTGGTCCTGGGCCTCGGAATCGCGTTGCTGCTCAACTGGAAGTTCCCGGGCCGCGGCATGGTCCGCACGCTGTTGATCGCCCCGTTCCTGGTGGTGCCGGTGGCGGCAGCACTGCTCTGGAAACACGTTCTCTACAACCCTGAATACGGCTTGTTCAACGGGTTGTTGCACTATGTGGGCGGCCCCCAGCCGGACTGGATCTCCCATACTCCGCTGCTCGCGGTCGAGGCATCGCTGATCTGGCAGTGGACGCCGTTCATGATGCTGATCCTGCTGGCGGGACTGCAGAGCCGCGACCACGAACAGCTTGAGGCCGCGCGGGTCGACGGCGCCGGCGACTGGCAGATCTTCCGCCATCTCACCCTCCCGCATCTGCGTCGCTACCTCGAACTCGGCGCCCTGCTGGGTTCCATCTACATCGTCCAGAACTTCGACGCGGTCTTCACACTCACCTCCGGCGGCCTGGGCACCGCCAACCTCCCCTACACCGTCTACCAGAGCTTCTACCAGGCCCACGAGAACGGCCTCGCCTCAGCGGCCGGCGTCCTGGTCGTCATCGGCTCGATCGTCATCGCCACCTTCGCCCTGCGCGTGGTGTCGTCCCTGTTCCGCGAGGAGGTGTCGCGCGCATGA
- a CDS encoding carbohydrate ABC transporter permease: MSTAAVRNATVRTATVRNRNRNRRGAGLGLLAWLVGLLFFLPIAWMALTSFHSEADAATNPPSFGAALTLDSYREFFGVGGGASPWPALINSTMASVASTLCVLLLALPAAYALSIRRVKKWTDVLFFFLSTKMLPVVAGLLPIYLFAKNTGMLDNIWLLVILYTSMNLPIAVWMMQSFLAEVPVAVIEAAQIDGARLPTILARVVAPIALPGIAATALICFIFSWNELLFARVLTGVVAETAPVFLTGFITSQGLFLAKVCAASLVISLPVLAAGFAAQDKLVQGLSLGAVK, translated from the coding sequence ATGAGCACCGCCGCCGTACGCAACGCGACCGTCCGGACCGCGACCGTCCGCAACCGCAACCGCAACCGCCGCGGAGCGGGCCTCGGCCTGCTGGCCTGGCTGGTCGGTCTGCTCTTCTTCCTGCCCATCGCCTGGATGGCCCTGACCTCGTTCCACTCGGAGGCGGACGCCGCCACCAACCCCCCGTCCTTCGGGGCGGCCCTGACCCTGGACAGCTACCGCGAATTCTTCGGCGTGGGCGGCGGCGCGAGCCCCTGGCCGGCGTTGATCAACTCGACCATGGCGTCGGTGGCCTCGACCCTGTGCGTGCTCCTGCTCGCCCTCCCCGCGGCGTACGCGCTGTCCATCCGCCGGGTGAAGAAGTGGACGGACGTCCTGTTCTTCTTCCTGTCCACGAAGATGCTGCCGGTGGTGGCCGGCCTGCTGCCGATCTACCTGTTCGCGAAGAACACCGGGATGCTCGACAACATCTGGCTGCTGGTCATCCTCTACACCTCCATGAACCTGCCGATCGCGGTGTGGATGATGCAGTCCTTCCTCGCCGAGGTCCCGGTGGCGGTGATCGAGGCGGCGCAGATCGACGGCGCCCGGCTGCCGACGATCCTCGCCCGTGTGGTCGCCCCCATCGCGCTCCCCGGCATCGCGGCAACGGCCCTGATCTGCTTCATCTTCAGCTGGAACGAACTGCTCTTCGCCCGGGTGCTCACGGGCGTGGTCGCCGAGACCGCCCCCGTCTTCCTCACCGGCTTCATCACCAGCCAGGGCCTGTTCCTGGCGAAGGTGTGCGCCGCGTCGCTCGTCATCTCCCTGCCGGTGCTCGCCGCGGGGTTCGCCGCCCAGGACAAACTGGTCCAGGGCCTGTCGTTGGGAGCCGTGAAATGA